The following are encoded in a window of Sporocytophaga myxococcoides DSM 11118 genomic DNA:
- the leuS gene encoding leucine--tRNA ligase, producing MADYNFQEIEKKWQDKWETSKIFEADTNQSKPKYYALDMFPYPSGAGLHVGHPLGYIATDIVARYKRIKGFNVLHPMGFDSFGLPAEQYAMQTGQHPAITTEQNITRYKEQLKKIGFSYDWSREVRTSNADYYKWTQWIFTQLFKHWYNKDKEKAESIEDLVKIFETSGNKSVNAVRDEDTPVFTAEDWKKLSERAKQEMLLKYRLTYLSETMVNWCPELGTVLANEEVKDGVSERGGYPVIRKKMLQWSMRITAYAERLLAGLDTIDWPEPMKEMQRNWIGKSLGAELTFKVEGKDLELKVFTTRIDTTFGVTFVSIAPEHELIPELTTPDQKAEVEKYVETAKNRSERDRMSDVKTVSGQFTGSYVINPFNEERIPIYIADYVLSGYGTGVVMAVPSSDTRDFGFAKHFNLPIIPVQEGEGSDITKDDFDPKKGTMINSAFLNGLTVPEAIKKAIEFIEQKGIGKAKINFKMRDSIFGRQRYWGEPIPVSYDSDGMPVIFKDSELPLILPPIDEYRPTEAGDPPLGRNKDFVAKNIELSTMPGWAGSSWYYLRYMDPKNSDRLVGKEEEKYWNQVDLYIGGAEHATGHLLYSRFWNKFLKDIGYVSSEEPFAKLINQGMIQGRSNFVYRVKGTQKYVSYNLRKQYDTTPLHVDVNIVNNDVLDTDAFKAWRPDFAEAEFILEDGKYICGSEVEKMSKSLFNVVNPDDIVAKYGADTLRLYEMFLGPLEQFKPWNTNGIEGVFKFLRKLWNLCHDENGKLNISQAEPTKEEYKALHKTIKKVEEDIERFSFNTSVSTFMICVNELGSLKCNKKKILSDLLIVLSPYAPHIAEELWSEFGNKDSILKATYPAFKQEYLTEASFEYPISINGKMRVKLDLPLDLTSQQIEETVLSNDQVQKWLEGKAPKKVIVVPNKIVNLVI from the coding sequence ATGGCAGATTATAACTTTCAGGAGATAGAAAAAAAGTGGCAGGATAAGTGGGAGACTTCCAAAATCTTCGAAGCGGACACCAACCAGAGTAAACCAAAATACTATGCCCTCGACATGTTCCCTTATCCTTCAGGGGCTGGACTTCACGTTGGACATCCACTGGGTTACATTGCCACAGATATTGTTGCCAGATACAAAAGAATCAAAGGCTTTAACGTATTGCACCCAATGGGATTTGACTCCTTCGGTCTTCCTGCGGAACAATATGCTATGCAAACAGGCCAGCATCCTGCCATTACAACTGAACAGAATATAACAAGATACAAAGAACAGCTAAAAAAGATAGGCTTTTCTTACGATTGGTCAAGAGAAGTAAGAACCAGCAACGCTGATTATTACAAATGGACTCAATGGATATTTACCCAGCTTTTCAAGCACTGGTATAACAAAGACAAGGAAAAAGCTGAATCCATAGAAGATTTGGTAAAGATCTTTGAAACTTCAGGAAACAAGTCTGTGAATGCGGTTCGGGATGAAGATACTCCTGTTTTCACTGCAGAAGACTGGAAGAAACTTTCAGAAAGGGCAAAGCAGGAGATGCTTTTGAAATATCGTCTTACTTATCTATCCGAAACTATGGTAAACTGGTGTCCTGAGCTTGGAACTGTGCTTGCTAATGAAGAGGTAAAGGATGGAGTTTCTGAACGCGGAGGATATCCTGTAATCAGAAAAAAGATGCTTCAGTGGAGCATGCGTATCACTGCTTATGCAGAACGTTTACTTGCAGGACTTGATACCATTGACTGGCCTGAGCCAATGAAAGAAATGCAGCGTAACTGGATTGGAAAATCTCTGGGCGCTGAACTTACTTTTAAAGTAGAAGGTAAGGACCTTGAGTTAAAAGTTTTCACCACAAGGATTGATACCACATTCGGTGTAACCTTTGTTTCCATAGCTCCAGAGCATGAGCTAATCCCTGAGCTTACTACTCCTGATCAAAAGGCAGAAGTAGAAAAGTATGTGGAAACAGCTAAGAACAGATCAGAAAGAGATCGTATGAGCGATGTAAAAACTGTTTCCGGACAATTTACAGGAAGCTATGTGATCAACCCTTTTAATGAAGAGCGTATTCCAATTTATATAGCTGACTATGTACTTTCCGGATATGGTACCGGAGTTGTAATGGCTGTTCCTTCTTCAGATACGAGAGACTTCGGATTTGCAAAACATTTCAACTTGCCAATCATACCTGTTCAGGAAGGTGAAGGTTCGGATATTACCAAAGATGATTTTGATCCGAAAAAAGGTACAATGATTAACAGTGCATTTCTGAATGGCCTTACAGTACCTGAGGCAATTAAGAAAGCTATTGAATTCATCGAGCAAAAAGGTATTGGCAAAGCCAAGATCAACTTTAAAATGAGGGATTCTATTTTCGGAAGACAAAGGTATTGGGGCGAGCCAATTCCTGTATCTTATGATAGTGATGGAATGCCTGTAATATTCAAAGATTCAGAATTACCATTAATTCTCCCTCCTATTGACGAATATAGACCTACAGAAGCCGGTGATCCTCCGCTGGGAAGGAACAAAGATTTTGTTGCGAAGAATATTGAGCTAAGCACAATGCCTGGTTGGGCAGGGTCAAGCTGGTATTATCTGCGTTACATGGATCCTAAAAATTCCGATAGACTGGTAGGCAAAGAAGAAGAAAAATACTGGAATCAGGTAGATTTATATATTGGTGGTGCAGAACATGCAACGGGACACTTGTTATACTCAAGGTTCTGGAACAAGTTCTTAAAAGATATCGGATACGTTAGCAGCGAAGAGCCTTTTGCAAAGCTTATCAACCAGGGAATGATCCAGGGAAGATCGAACTTTGTGTACAGGGTTAAGGGAACCCAAAAATATGTATCTTATAATCTAAGAAAGCAATACGATACAACTCCATTGCACGTGGACGTAAACATCGTTAATAATGATGTACTCGATACTGATGCATTTAAAGCATGGAGACCAGACTTTGCCGAAGCTGAATTTATTCTTGAAGATGGTAAATACATCTGCGGAAGCGAAGTAGAAAAAATGTCGAAGTCGTTGTTCAACGTTGTAAACCCTGATGACATTGTTGCCAAATATGGAGCTGATACACTTCGTTTATATGAAATGTTTCTTGGACCTTTGGAACAATTCAAGCCATGGAATACAAATGGTATCGAAGGAGTATTTAAATTCCTGAGAAAGCTTTGGAATCTTTGTCATGATGAGAATGGTAAGCTTAATATTTCACAAGCCGAGCCAACCAAGGAAGAATATAAAGCGCTTCATAAAACAATTAAGAAAGTAGAAGAAGATATTGAACGCTTCTCATTCAATACTTCTGTAAGTACTTTCATGATTTGTGTAAATGAGCTTGGTTCATTGAAATGTAACAAAAAGAAAATCCTTAGTGATCTTCTTATAGTCCTCTCTCCTTATGCACCTCATATCGCAGAAGAGCTATGGTCTGAGTTCGGCAATAAGGATAGTATACTTAAAGCTACATATCCTGCATTCAAACAGGAATATCTGACTGAGGCGAGTTTTGAATATCCTATTTCCATCAATGGAAAAATGAGAGTTAAACTTGATCTTCCTCTTGACCTTACCAGTCAGCAGATAGAAGAAACGGTACTTTCCAATGACCAAGTACAGAAATGGCTTGAAGGCAAGGCTCCTAAAAAAGTAATCGTAGTACCAAACAAGATTGTGAATCTTGTAATATAA
- a CDS encoding thymidylate synthase, with product MKQYHELMTHILEKGVRKEDRTGTGTISVFGYQMRFDLSEGFPVVTTKKLHLKSIIHELLWFLKGDTNIKYLKENGVSIWDEWADEKGNLGPVYGCQWRSWPTPDGGHIDQISKVIEQIKKTPDSRRLIVSAWNVSDVDKMKLPPCHAFFQFYVAEGKLSCQLYQRSADVFLGVPFNIASYALLTLMVAQVCGLEPGDFVHTLGDAHLYSNHLEQTKLQLSRELRPLPQMKINPAVKSIFDFTYEDFILENYNPHPAIKADVAV from the coding sequence ATGAAGCAGTATCATGAATTGATGACCCACATTCTTGAAAAAGGAGTGAGAAAGGAAGATAGAACCGGAACCGGAACAATCAGTGTATTTGGGTATCAGATGAGGTTTGATTTATCGGAAGGATTTCCAGTAGTGACGACTAAAAAGCTTCATCTAAAATCGATTATTCATGAGTTGCTTTGGTTTCTGAAAGGAGATACCAATATTAAATACCTAAAAGAAAATGGTGTAAGCATCTGGGACGAATGGGCTGACGAAAAGGGGAATCTTGGCCCTGTATATGGGTGTCAGTGGAGAAGCTGGCCAACTCCTGACGGCGGACACATCGATCAGATTTCAAAGGTGATTGAACAAATCAAAAAAACACCAGATTCAAGAAGACTTATCGTGAGTGCCTGGAATGTTTCTGATGTAGATAAAATGAAGTTGCCGCCTTGTCATGCATTTTTTCAGTTTTATGTAGCAGAAGGCAAGCTTTCATGCCAATTGTATCAGCGAAGTGCAGATGTTTTTCTAGGTGTGCCTTTTAATATCGCTTCATATGCATTGCTGACTTTGATGGTTGCGCAGGTTTGTGGCTTAGAACCGGGAGATTTTGTACATACATTGGGTGACGCTCATTTGTATTCAAATCACCTTGAGCAGACTAAGCTTCAGCTTTCAAGAGAATTAAGACCTCTTCCTCAGATGAAAATTAATCCTGCTGTAAAATCTATTTTTGATTTTACATATGAAGATTTTATTCTGGAAAATTATAATCCTCATCCTGCAATAAAGGCGGATGTAGCGGTTTAA
- a CDS encoding aminotransferase class IV, producing the protein MSQLILNGEYYPTDSNQLLSTSNRAFLYGDGIFETIKLQNKNLLFWEDHYNRMVNGAKALSLDCSKITEDNLRDSIINLAEQNSLPIARIRIQLWRAPGGLFTPTDNSVQYLINASEFTVAPSLKRSCFFFEEVPLAYSSISRYKTCNALPYILASIKRKELEADEMILFNTDGFVSECTASNIFWLKGETLCTPSLETGCIEGIVRKQILAYARQHHIKVVEGQYFKEELLHADFVFTTNTAGISQLACIEGKQFKEKHPLYDQLIESYSKDVS; encoded by the coding sequence ATGAGCCAACTCATTCTAAACGGAGAATATTACCCAACAGATAGCAACCAGCTTTTATCCACTAGCAACAGAGCTTTTTTATATGGTGATGGAATTTTTGAAACTATTAAGCTTCAGAATAAAAATTTGTTATTCTGGGAAGACCATTACAATCGAATGGTCAACGGGGCAAAAGCTTTATCCCTGGATTGTTCAAAAATAACTGAGGATAACTTAAGAGATTCGATTATTAACCTTGCTGAACAAAATTCTTTACCAATAGCCAGGATACGAATACAACTATGGCGCGCTCCCGGAGGATTGTTCACCCCGACAGATAATTCAGTTCAATATTTAATTAATGCCTCAGAATTTACAGTAGCTCCTTCATTGAAAAGATCCTGCTTTTTCTTTGAAGAAGTTCCTTTAGCATATTCATCCATTTCCAGATATAAAACCTGTAATGCACTCCCATACATTCTTGCCAGTATCAAAAGAAAGGAGCTTGAGGCTGATGAAATGATTTTATTTAACACTGATGGATTTGTATCCGAATGCACAGCTTCAAACATCTTCTGGCTAAAAGGAGAAACGTTATGTACTCCTTCTCTTGAAACAGGCTGCATTGAAGGAATTGTTAGAAAACAGATTTTGGCTTACGCAAGACAACATCATATAAAAGTTGTGGAAGGCCAGTACTTTAAAGAAGAACTATTACATGCTGACTTTGTATTCACTACAAACACAGCAGGAATAAGTCAGCTGGCTTGTATTGAAGGAAAGCAGTTTAAAGAAAAACATCCTTTGTATGATCAATTGATTGAATCATATTCAAAGGATGTTTCTTAA
- a CDS encoding NAD(P)H-dependent glycerol-3-phosphate dehydrogenase: MEKQLSVAVIGGGSWATALVKILSEQNILIHWWVRKEEDVEHILAYESNPRYASDIHINLTKVKPISDLKRAVELSSVLILAVPSAFVKEVLLSLDKESYQNKIIVSGIKGMIPHENKLITDFLSSEFGVKPEKLCIIAGPCHSEEVAMEKKSYLTIGASDLETGKTVAGLLSCRFVKSSVSLDLYGIEYAAIMKNIIAIACGITHGLNYGDNFQAVLVSNAMQEISRFVNALHPSDHRIVCSSAFLGDLLVTSYSQFSRNRTFGNMIGRGYSVKSAQIEMNMVAEGYYAVKGINEINKDLSIDMPIIKAVYNILYEKTSPVTEIRIMESKLT, translated from the coding sequence ATGGAAAAGCAGTTATCAGTTGCTGTAATAGGAGGGGGAAGCTGGGCTACAGCACTTGTGAAGATTCTGTCAGAGCAAAATATACTGATTCATTGGTGGGTAAGAAAGGAGGAGGATGTAGAACACATTCTCGCATATGAGTCAAATCCACGATATGCAAGCGATATTCATATTAATCTTACGAAAGTAAAGCCTATTTCAGACCTTAAAAGAGCTGTTGAATTATCTTCTGTCTTGATCCTTGCAGTTCCATCTGCTTTTGTAAAAGAAGTCCTTCTTTCGCTCGATAAAGAGAGTTATCAGAATAAAATCATTGTATCAGGAATAAAAGGGATGATTCCCCATGAAAATAAGCTCATCACTGATTTCCTTTCTTCTGAATTTGGAGTTAAACCTGAAAAGCTTTGCATCATTGCTGGTCCATGTCATTCTGAAGAAGTTGCCATGGAAAAGAAATCTTATCTTACTATTGGTGCATCAGATCTGGAAACCGGAAAGACAGTTGCCGGGCTCTTGTCTTGTCGATTTGTAAAATCATCTGTTTCTCTTGATCTGTATGGAATAGAGTATGCTGCAATTATGAAAAATATAATAGCTATTGCATGTGGCATAACTCATGGCTTAAATTATGGAGATAATTTTCAGGCAGTTTTGGTATCAAATGCAATGCAGGAAATCTCCAGATTTGTAAATGCTTTACATCCTTCTGACCATAGAATAGTTTGTTCTTCTGCATTTTTAGGCGATTTACTTGTAACTTCCTATTCTCAGTTTAGCAGGAACCGTACTTTTGGAAATATGATAGGAAGAGGATATTCTGTGAAATCTGCTCAGATAGAAATGAATATGGTTGCTGAAGGATATTATGCAGTGAAGGGGATCAATGAGATTAACAAAGATTTATCTATTGATATGCCCATTATAAAAGCTGTTTATAATATTCTTTATGAAAAAACTTCTCCTGTTACAGAAATAAGAATAATGGAAAGTAAACTTACTTAA
- a CDS encoding Maf family nucleotide pyrophosphatase — protein MNKNLNIILASNSPRRQQILKEAGIIFLVKSKNIPEDYPSDLPKRSISEYLAEKKAESFCDESKDSLIIAADTTVLVDGKILEKPVNQSDATRMLKELSGKYHEVITGVCLLYKDKKISFSDTTKVYFKELSEAEIQHYVETYKPFDKAGSYGIQEWIGLIGITGIEGSYFNVMGLPIHRVYECLKEFK, from the coding sequence TTGAATAAGAATTTAAATATAATCCTTGCTTCCAACTCGCCAAGAAGGCAACAAATACTTAAGGAAGCAGGGATTATTTTTTTGGTAAAAAGTAAAAATATTCCCGAAGATTACCCTTCTGATCTACCCAAAAGAAGTATCTCTGAATACCTTGCCGAAAAAAAAGCAGAATCATTTTGTGATGAATCAAAAGACAGCCTAATAATAGCTGCCGATACAACAGTGCTCGTAGATGGAAAGATCCTTGAGAAACCTGTTAATCAATCTGATGCAACTAGAATGCTTAAGGAATTATCTGGAAAATACCATGAGGTAATTACTGGGGTCTGTCTATTATATAAAGACAAAAAAATATCATTTTCCGATACCACTAAAGTCTATTTTAAAGAGCTTTCCGAAGCTGAAATTCAACATTATGTGGAGACCTACAAACCATTTGACAAAGCAGGAAGCTATGGTATCCAGGAATGGATAGGACTTATCGGAATTACGGGGATTGAAGGTTCATACTTCAATGTGATGGGACTTCCGATTCACAGAGTTTATGAATGCCTTAAAGAATTTAAGTAA
- a CDS encoding tetratricopeptide repeat protein: MKNYIVLKSLLLLMAFVSFVGNASAEIAADTSFFEKGNVKYKKGDFLGAIEEFDKVLAKDPKNVEAYFNRGICRTEIGDNESAIEDFNNVLELNHNHYKAFIKRGIAKEQLGDQKGAIDDFSKALVHSPKDPDALSHRANIKYLLSDYAGSIKDYTTLIELAQPNNFEAFYKRGLARNEYGRFKEAIADFSRVIELYPKYNYAYFYRGFAKNHIDDYKGAIEDYTKVIELDPNDKFSYYNRGYSKLQVMDFDGADKDYQKATEIDPKFEEAYYQWAEVFATSGNTKAAMEKFNKAVELFPNHKDAYFNRGAYLTEIDKSKEAITDLTKAIELNPKDKEAYYFRGIAYAQLNKNSEACLDLKQAEQLGDVRATEMIKSVCGRNTPNLIK, from the coding sequence ATGAAAAACTATATTGTTCTCAAATCATTGCTATTACTGATGGCATTTGTTTCCTTCGTGGGAAATGCCTCTGCAGAAATCGCTGCTGACACCTCTTTCTTTGAAAAGGGAAATGTAAAATACAAAAAAGGTGATTTTCTTGGCGCTATTGAAGAGTTTGATAAAGTATTGGCAAAAGATCCTAAGAATGTAGAAGCGTATTTTAATAGAGGAATATGCAGGACTGAGATTGGAGATAATGAGTCAGCTATAGAAGACTTTAACAATGTACTTGAACTTAACCACAATCATTATAAGGCATTCATAAAAAGAGGGATTGCCAAAGAGCAACTTGGCGATCAAAAAGGAGCAATCGATGACTTCTCAAAAGCTTTGGTTCACTCTCCAAAAGATCCTGACGCACTATCCCACAGAGCTAATATTAAATATCTTCTAAGTGATTATGCAGGATCTATAAAAGATTACACAACTCTAATTGAACTTGCGCAGCCAAATAACTTTGAGGCATTTTACAAAAGAGGTCTGGCTCGTAATGAATATGGAAGATTTAAAGAAGCAATCGCTGATTTTTCAAGGGTTATAGAATTATATCCTAAATACAACTATGCATACTTCTACAGAGGTTTTGCAAAAAATCATATTGATGACTACAAAGGTGCCATTGAAGATTATACAAAAGTAATTGAACTGGACCCAAATGATAAGTTCTCTTATTACAACAGAGGCTATTCTAAGCTTCAGGTGATGGACTTTGATGGTGCAGATAAAGATTATCAAAAAGCAACAGAGATCGATCCTAAATTTGAAGAAGCATATTATCAGTGGGCAGAGGTTTTTGCAACAAGCGGAAACACAAAAGCTGCAATGGAAAAATTCAACAAAGCAGTAGAACTATTCCCTAACCACAAAGACGCATATTTCAATAGAGGTGCTTATCTTACTGAAATAGACAAAAGCAAAGAAGCTATTACTGATTTAACAAAAGCAATCGAGTTAAATCCCAAAGATAAAGAAGCTTATTATTTCAGAGGGATTGCTTATGCTCAATTAAATAAAAACTCCGAAGCCTGCCTTGACCTGAAACAAGCGGAACAACTTGGAGATGTAAGAGCTACAGAAATGATTAAAAGCGTTTGTGGCAGAAACACTCCAAACCTGATCAAATAA
- a CDS encoding DUF1015 family protein encodes MAEVFPLEVYMYNDLQSLPNLSFPLMPKEEFSNDLESLYNIPFHSILLTYPKTSQEDDSPFQEWKKNGVLKKEKPTVYKYTQEYNHPVSGKLFKRIGIMAALKVDDWGPESVLPHEGINSEVVEQGIQFLEKYQVNSSPIHLLYSDPEKSLQNYLKNPTDLVAKFTDTFGTTHQLEKFEENAIKDITSLFKNNPLFLADGHHRYQTMILYNKKYGQNALIPAYISLMENEPPTILPFHRLIKLSEFKEEKLLKILKSFFQLQPVSSENVEAFTSQEDEGEWGLILKSQSFILKPINEKVKHFINNNAYNEAGQKMALIDYLVLKYLENFKKEQPKNWFNLKFSYNFTKLTKKVQSGDADFGLILKGVSMKTLRKTVLNNSILPEKSTFFYPKMLAGLVFYDLIDQN; translated from the coding sequence ATGGCCGAAGTGTTTCCTTTGGAAGTGTATATGTATAATGATTTACAGTCACTTCCTAATCTTTCTTTTCCGCTAATGCCCAAGGAAGAGTTCAGCAATGATTTGGAATCTCTGTATAATATACCATTCCATAGTATTTTACTTACTTATCCCAAAACTTCACAGGAAGATGATTCCCCTTTTCAGGAATGGAAAAAAAATGGAGTATTGAAAAAAGAAAAACCAACTGTATATAAATACACTCAGGAATATAATCATCCAGTAAGCGGAAAACTCTTCAAACGCATAGGAATAATGGCCGCTTTAAAAGTAGACGACTGGGGACCTGAAAGTGTATTGCCCCATGAAGGGATCAATTCAGAGGTAGTTGAGCAAGGGATTCAATTTCTTGAAAAATATCAAGTTAATTCATCTCCTATTCATCTGCTTTACTCTGATCCGGAAAAATCACTTCAAAACTATCTGAAAAATCCCACTGATTTAGTTGCAAAATTCACGGATACGTTTGGGACCACTCATCAACTTGAAAAATTTGAAGAGAATGCTATTAAGGACATTACCAGCCTGTTCAAAAACAATCCACTATTCCTGGCAGATGGTCATCATAGGTACCAGACAATGATACTTTATAATAAAAAGTATGGTCAAAATGCACTTATTCCGGCTTATATTAGTTTAATGGAGAATGAACCCCCGACTATTTTACCCTTTCATAGATTAATAAAATTAAGTGAATTTAAGGAAGAAAAATTACTCAAGATTTTGAAGAGTTTTTTTCAATTGCAACCTGTTTCCTCAGAAAACGTAGAGGCATTCACCTCTCAGGAAGATGAGGGAGAATGGGGATTAATTCTGAAGTCTCAATCATTTATTCTTAAGCCGATTAATGAAAAAGTTAAACATTTTATTAATAATAACGCTTATAATGAGGCCGGACAAAAAATGGCACTAATTGACTATTTAGTATTAAAATACTTAGAAAATTTCAAAAAAGAACAACCTAAAAACTGGTTTAATCTAAAATTTTCTTATAACTTTACTAAATTAACTAAAAAAGTGCAGTCTGGAGATGCAGATTTTGGATTAATATTAAAAGGAGTAAGTATGAAAACACTCAGGAAAACAGTATTAAATAATTCAATATTGCCTGAGAAATCTACATTCTTTTACCCTAAAATGCTTGCTGGTTTGGTCTTTTACGACCTTATCGATCAAAATTGA
- the accC gene encoding acetyl-CoA carboxylase biotin carboxylase subunit — protein MQKIKKVLVANRGEIALRIMRSLKEMGIKTVAVFSEADRLSPHVQYSDEAVCIGPAPSSASYLNSSKIIETALKLKADAIHPGYGFLSENETFARQVEESGLIFIGPSANSIKIMGSKLAAKDAASAYNIPMVPGINKPVTDINEALRVTSEIGYPVLIKASAGGGGKGMRIVENPEEFAEQLERASSEAKSAFGDGSVFIEKYIASPKHIEVQVLGDQHGNLIHLFERECSIQRRYQKVVEEAPSPVLNHEKRMAIGEAAVKVAKSCNYYGAGTVEFIVDEQLNFYFLEMNTRLQVEHPVTEMITGIDLVKEQVNIAEGNSLSFRQEDISIRGHAIELRVYAEDPANNFLPDIGKLITYRRPQGPGIRVDDGFEESMEIPVFYDPMIAKLIAYGSNRTEAIQRMKRAISEYKISGIMTTLPFGAYVMDHEEFISGRFDTHFVKKHFSPENLKTNLDKDTEEIAMAFAGKFFTEKNNTQPLSEFQSTSGNSVWKRRYS, from the coding sequence ATGCAAAAAATCAAAAAGGTATTGGTAGCAAACAGGGGTGAAATTGCTTTGAGAATCATGAGATCGCTAAAAGAAATGGGCATAAAAACTGTTGCTGTTTTTAGTGAGGCAGACCGCCTTTCTCCTCATGTTCAGTATTCTGATGAAGCTGTTTGCATTGGTCCTGCTCCTTCTTCCGCCTCCTATTTAAATAGTTCGAAAATAATTGAAACTGCTCTAAAACTAAAAGCTGATGCAATACACCCAGGATATGGGTTTCTAAGTGAAAATGAGACCTTTGCTCGTCAGGTGGAAGAATCAGGTTTGATTTTTATAGGACCTTCTGCCAATTCCATAAAAATAATGGGAAGTAAACTGGCAGCTAAAGATGCTGCATCTGCCTATAATATCCCAATGGTGCCAGGAATAAACAAACCGGTAACCGATATTAATGAAGCGCTTAGAGTAACTTCGGAAATTGGCTATCCTGTTCTTATTAAAGCAAGTGCCGGAGGAGGAGGAAAAGGAATGCGTATTGTAGAAAATCCAGAAGAATTTGCGGAACAACTAGAAAGAGCTTCAAGCGAGGCCAAATCTGCCTTTGGCGATGGTTCTGTCTTTATTGAAAAATACATTGCATCACCTAAACACATAGAAGTTCAGGTTCTTGGAGATCAACACGGTAATTTAATCCATCTTTTTGAAAGAGAATGCTCGATTCAGAGGCGTTATCAGAAAGTGGTTGAAGAGGCCCCCTCTCCTGTTTTAAACCATGAGAAAAGAATGGCGATAGGAGAAGCAGCAGTCAAAGTAGCTAAGTCTTGTAACTACTACGGGGCAGGCACTGTTGAGTTTATTGTAGATGAACAGCTTAACTTTTATTTTCTTGAAATGAATACCAGGCTACAAGTAGAACATCCCGTTACGGAAATGATTACAGGAATAGATCTGGTAAAGGAACAGGTTAATATAGCAGAGGGTAATTCACTTTCGTTCAGACAAGAAGATATCTCTATCAGAGGCCATGCAATTGAATTAAGGGTTTATGCAGAAGACCCAGCGAATAACTTTCTTCCTGATATCGGAAAACTAATAACGTACAGAAGACCTCAAGGCCCTGGAATAAGAGTTGATGATGGTTTTGAAGAATCAATGGAAATACCTGTATTCTATGATCCTATGATTGCTAAATTGATCGCCTATGGAAGTAACAGGACTGAAGCCATTCAAAGAATGAAGAGGGCAATTTCGGAATACAAAATTTCAGGAATTATGACTACTCTGCCTTTTGGTGCCTATGTGATGGACCACGAGGAATTTATTTCTGGCAGATTTGATACCCATTTTGTAAAAAAACATTTTTCTCCAGAAAATTTAAAAACCAACTTGGATAAAGATACTGAAGAAATTGCCATGGCCTTCGCAGGAAAGTTTTTTACCGAAAAAAATAATACCCAACCCTTGTCAGAATTTCAAAGCACTTCCGGAAACTCAGTTTGGAAAAGAAGATACAGTTAA